The following proteins are encoded in a genomic region of Zea mays cultivar B73 chromosome 9, Zm-B73-REFERENCE-NAM-5.0, whole genome shotgun sequence:
- the LOC103638902 gene encoding protein transport protein sec31 — protein MDPSVARRQEAERFMNIAEKLLMARDLEGCKQFVAQALSFDPRTPGADDLLAAADALLAAQRRRLPSGPLDPYAVLGLDSAVPASRDPDVVHSHYRRLSLLLNRSHPDRPCSLAFAEAARLVADAWAFLSDPLRKASLDSDLDAAAAATNAAAAAAAAAAARVPIDPHPEKQNQLQSQPPPPPPLAPQPMQTVSGTPPPKRGRPPRAAKTPATPPAPQTVSGTSPTKRGRPPRAAKQSPEVERNQEGEAQQAPVFWTACPSCCHLHQYDHSYESQTLLCPSCRRPFVATAMSTQPPIVPGTDMYYCSWGFFPMGFPGGPAFAEPLNSPQQQAPAALGFYPMGPYLPLPSLSGIVEGEGNKAVDAGTGIPVIPTVAAPASASSPAPTAATPVEFLHVKVGAKKRGRPKGSKNKKAVVEVN, from the coding sequence ATGGATCCTTCCGTCGCCCGGCGGCAGGAGGCGGAGCGGTTTATGAACATCGCCGAGAAGCTCCTGATGGCGCGGGACCTCGAGGGCTGCAAGCAGTTCGTCGCCCAAGCCCTTTCCTTCGACCCCCGCACCCCGGGCGCCGACGacctcctcgccgccgccgaTGCCCTCCTCGCGGCCCAGCGTCGGCGCCTCCCGTCCGGGCCCCTCGACCCCTACGCCGTCCTTGGCCTCGACTCCGCCGTCCCGGCCTCCCGCGACCCCGACGTCGTGCATTCCCATTACCGCCGCCTCTCCCTCTTGCTCAACCGCTCCCACCCCGACCGTCCCTGCTCCCTCGCCTTCGCCGAAGCCGCCCGCCTCGTCGCCGACGCTTGGGCCTTCCTGTCAGATCCCCTCCGCAAAGCCTCCCTCGACTCCGACCtcgacgccgccgccgctgcaACTAACGCagcggcagccgccgccgccgccgccgccgctcgtgTACCCATCGATCCCCATCCAGAGAAGCAGAATCAGCTGCAGTCACAgcctcctccgccgccgccacTTGCTCCGCAGCCAATGCAGACTGTGTCAGGCACGCCGCCACCAAAGCGCGGGCGGCCGCCGCGGGCTGCCAAAACGCCGGCGACGCCGCCTGCTCCGCAGACCGTTTCGGGCACGTCGCCAACAAAGCGCGGCCGGCCGCCGCGGGCTGCCAAACAATCGCCTGAGGTTGAACGGAACCAGGAGGGGGAAGCTCAACAGGCGCCAGTCTTCTGGACAGCTTGTCCCTCCTGCTGCCATTTACACCAGTACGACCACTCCTACGAGTCGCAAACGCTGCTTTGCCCTAGCTGCCGCCGGCCGTTTGTTGCCACTGCAATGTCCACGCAGCCGCCCATCGTGCCAGGCACAGACATGTATTACTGCTCCTGGGGGTTCTTCCCAATGGGTTTCCCTGGTGGTCCTGCATTCGCTGAACCACTCAATTCCCCGCAGCAGCAGGCACCTGCTGCTCTAGGATTTTATCCAATGGGGCCATACTTGCCATTACCAAGCCTAAGTGGCATTGTGGAAGGGGAAGGCAATAAGGCAGTTGATGCTGGCACTGGCATTCCTGTCATCCCAACAGtggcagcaccagcatcagcatcATCGCCAGCGCCGACAGCGGCAACACCAGTGGAGTTCTTACATGTGAAGGTTGGGGCAAAGAAGCGAGGGCGGCCCAAAGGCAGCAAGAACAAAAAAGCTGTGGTTGAGGTAAATTAG